In Anaerolineales bacterium, one DNA window encodes the following:
- a CDS encoding 4Fe-4S dicluster domain-containing protein: MQPDTSTCKQDPGVFIPVIDRNKCEGKAECMTVCPYNVFELGIVSPQERATLSFVGRLKGTAHGWKQAFPVRAEACRACAECVASCPEKAITLKRMAVA, encoded by the coding sequence ACAAGACCCTGGCGTCTTCATCCCCGTCATTGACCGCAATAAATGTGAAGGCAAAGCCGAATGCATGACGGTCTGTCCGTACAATGTGTTCGAATTGGGGATTGTTTCGCCGCAAGAGCGCGCCACGTTAAGTTTCGTGGGACGGCTCAAGGGCACGGCGCACGGCTGGAAACAAGCCTTCCCAGTCCGCGCCGAAGCCTGCCGCGCCTGCGCGGAGTGCGTCGCCAGTTGCCCCGAAAAAGCCATTACCCTCAAACGGATGGCGGTTGCGTAA